In one Mastacembelus armatus chromosome 19, fMasArm1.2, whole genome shotgun sequence genomic region, the following are encoded:
- the foxj1b gene encoding forkhead box protein J1-B: MPVLTSPDIANKFKEKWLAVYPEDQVAGSDSAPFDDSLTSLHWLQNFSILSADPERPNGTGPGCPSSQQHLFLRRLGFPRGGTDSPSSPPAGDTAATGMPLYLGSPVTSGSDSTTTPPRFTSCAHPTSGYPQIPIQASPPVEVDYKTNPKVKPPYSYASLICMAMQASKQPKVTLSTIYNWITENFCYYRHAEPSWQNSIRHNLSLNKCFKKVPRQKDEPGKGGFWQIDPQYADMFVNGIFKRRRMSANHYNSSSSSSGGGTHRQSKLLQGYHSTQNGCPYQGVGGKRKHVPSKNNKMIRGAESPLLATEAHKADILRGDFDLASVFDDVLSGNCSTFEDLDINTALSSLGCEMEVSMQGRQHSAGPGRWCGGGDLMGQSQHLNHHQSYGYMDLGAASMECTINMGELHVPQQQQLDQDQLLQSHHHLQQFDEPSTLFPERPEEAVLQPWEEIKEEAQAIPLTLDQGFSLCEGFFTEMQPWERVEAYL; encoded by the exons ATGCCAGTCCTGACAAGCCCCGACATCGCTAACAAGTTTAAGGAGAAATGGCTGGCGGTTTACCCAGAGGACCAGGTCGCCGGGTCCGATTCTGCCCCCTTTGACGACAGCCTCACGAGCCTCCACTGGCTCCAGAATTTCTCCATTCTCAGCGCGGACCCGGAGCGACCCAACGGCACCGGACCCGGCTGTCCATCCTCTCAGCAGCACCTCTTTCTCAGGCGGCTCGGATTCCCCAGAGGAGGAACGGACTCTCCGTCCAGTCCCCCGGCCGGGGACACCGCCGCCACCGGGATGCCTCTGTATCTCGGGAGCCCCGTTACCTCTGGCAGCGACTCCACCACGACACCACCGAGGTTCACCAGTTGCGCGCATCCCACATCCGGCTACCCACAGATCCCAATCCAAGCAAGTCCGCCGGTGGAGGTCGACTACAAAACCAACCCTAAAGTCAAACCACCCTATTCATACGCCTCCCTCATCTGCATGGCCATGCAGGCCAGCAAGCAACCCAAAGTGACTCTGTCCACCATCTATAACTGGATAACGGAGAATTTCTGCTACTACAGACATGCGGAGCCCAGCTGGCAG AACTCGATTCGTCACAACCTATCCCTCAACAAGTGTTTCAAGAAGGTCCCCAGACAAAAAGACGAGCCTGGGAAGGGGGGCTTCTGGCAGATTGATCCTCAGTATGCTGATATGTTTGTCAATGGCATCTTCAAACGCAGGAGGATGTCTGCTAACCactacaacagcagcagcagcagcagcggtggTGGCACACACCGAcagagcaaactgctccaggGTTACCACAGCACCCAAAATGGCTGCCCTTACCAAGGGGTGGGTGGCAAACGGAAGCACGTGCCCTCTAAAAACAACAAGATGATCCGTGGGGCTGAGTCACCCCTTTTAGCAACAGAAGCCCATAAAGCAGACATCCTGAGGGGGGACTTTGACCTGGCGTCCGTGTTTGATGACGTTCTCAGTGGGAACTGTAGCACCTTCGAGGATTTGGACATCAACACAGCGTTGAGCTCCCTCGGCTGTGAGATGGAGGTTTCCATGCAGGGGAGGCAGCACTCGGCGGGGCCGGGCAGGTGGTGCGGAGGAGGTGACCTCATGGGTCAGAGTCAGCACCTGAACCACCACCAGTCCTATGGTTACATGGACTTGGGTGCTGCTTCAATGGAGTGCACCATCAATATGGGAGAACTCCACGTGCCgcagcagcaacagctggaCCAGGACCAGCTGCTCCAGAGCCATCACCACCTGCAGCAGTTCGATGAGCCATCCACGCTTTTCCCTGAGCGGCCGGAGGAGGCGGTGCTGCAGCCTTGGGAGGAGATCAAGGAAGAGGCACAGGCCATTCCTCTAACTCTGGATCAGGGCTTCAGCCTGTGCGAGGGCTTCTTCACAGAGATGCAGCCATGGGAGAGAGTAGAGGCCTATCTGTGA